One Canis lupus familiaris isolate Mischka breed German Shepherd chromosome 20, alternate assembly UU_Cfam_GSD_1.0, whole genome shotgun sequence genomic region harbors:
- the LSM4 gene encoding U6 snRNA-associated Sm-like protein LSm4, with protein sequence MLPLSLLKTAQNHPMLVELKNGETYNGHLVSCDNWMNINLREVICTSRDGDKFWRMPECYIRGSTIKYLRIPDEIIDMVKEEVVAKGRGRGGLQQQKQQKGRGMGGAGRGVFGGRGRGGIPGTGRGQPEKKPGRQAGKQ encoded by the exons ATG CTTCCTTTGTCGCTGCTGAAGACGGCTCAGAATCATCCCATG TTGGTGGAACTCAAAAATGGGGAGACATACAATGGGCACCTGGTGAGCTGTGATAACTGGATGAACATTAACCTTCGAGAGGTGATCTGCACATCCAGG GATGGGGACAAGTTTTGGCGGATGCCCGAGTGCTACATCCGTGGCAGCACCATCAAGTACCTGCGTATCCCTGATGAGATCATCGACATGGTCAAGGAGGAGGTGGTGGCCAAGGGCCGTGGCCGCGGTGGCctgcagcagcagaagcagcagaagGGCCGAGGCATGGGGGGTGCTGGGCGAG GTGTGTTTGGTGGCCGGGGCCGAGGTGGGATCCCAGGCACAGGCAGAGGTCAGCCGGAAAAGAAGCCAGGCAGACAGGCGGGCAAACAGTGA